Proteins encoded within one genomic window of uncultured Sphingopyxis sp.:
- a CDS encoding diguanylate cyclase has protein sequence MTTKATASNEPVGRLLGWLGFRHARGGAPDDGSAPPDPGGPRLLAREARYELAASITSFLVDNDLDVSPTNLLLAHGAFSGRNPRLARQIVAQAQSAEGITQKWLNELDDQEAGQPDRVELDRLMTRLETNIEAFQANTKEARSVTSDYGTELEQHVTDLEQLEKTGRIVSSLADLAKVMLDRTRKAEDDMRKSEDEAKALRRSLERAKRDAELDYLTGLPNRRAFEVLLDRHHKEARAALEPLSVAFCDIDEFKKVNDIHGHEAGDRVIKAIADTLARISNDHCHVARHGGEEFVMLFRGLTPSEAAAKLDDAREALADRRLINRKTDEPFGQITFSGGVADVFGHGDPRAALKAADEALYKAKAAGRNCIRIADPA, from the coding sequence ATGACCACCAAAGCGACAGCATCGAACGAGCCGGTAGGGCGGCTCCTGGGTTGGCTGGGGTTTCGCCACGCACGCGGCGGCGCCCCCGACGACGGCTCCGCGCCGCCCGACCCCGGCGGCCCGCGCCTTCTGGCGCGCGAGGCGCGTTACGAGCTCGCCGCTTCGATCACCTCCTTCCTCGTCGACAATGATCTCGACGTGTCGCCGACGAACCTGCTGCTTGCGCACGGCGCCTTTTCGGGGCGCAACCCGCGGCTCGCGCGCCAGATCGTCGCGCAGGCGCAGAGCGCCGAAGGCATCACCCAGAAATGGCTCAACGAACTCGACGATCAGGAAGCGGGGCAGCCCGACCGCGTCGAACTCGACCGGCTGATGACGCGGCTCGAAACCAATATCGAGGCCTTTCAAGCCAACACCAAGGAAGCCCGGAGCGTCACCAGCGACTATGGGACCGAACTCGAACAGCATGTCACCGACCTCGAACAGCTCGAGAAGACCGGCCGCATCGTCTCCAGCCTCGCCGACCTCGCCAAGGTGATGCTCGACCGCACGCGCAAGGCCGAGGACGACATGCGCAAGAGCGAGGATGAGGCGAAAGCGCTGCGCAGGAGCCTCGAGCGCGCCAAGCGCGACGCCGAACTCGACTATCTGACCGGCCTGCCCAACCGCCGCGCCTTCGAGGTGCTGCTCGACCGCCATCACAAGGAAGCGCGCGCCGCCCTCGAACCGCTGAGCGTCGCCTTTTGCGACATCGACGAGTTCAAGAAGGTCAACGACATCCACGGCCACGAAGCGGGCGACCGCGTGATCAAGGCGATCGCCGACACGCTGGCGCGGATTTCGAACGATCATTGCCATGTCGCGCGCCACGGCGGCGAGGAATTCGTCATGCTGTTCCGGGGCCTGACCCCGAGCGAGGCGGCCGCCAAGCTCGACGACGCGCGCGAGGCGCTCGCCGACCGGCGCCTGATCAACCGCAAGACCGACGAGCCCTTCGGCCAGATCACCTTCTCGGGCGGGGTCGCCGACGTCTTCGGCCATGGCGACCCGCGCGCGGCGCTCAAGGCTGCCGACGAGGCGCTCTACAAGGCCAAGGCCGCGGGCCGGAACTGCATCCGCATCGCCGACCCAGCCTAG
- a CDS encoding TonB-dependent receptor, which translates to MGFASIRRVAACGISVLALGYATGALAQEVDDSEIVVTAAKREQSVRDVSGSVSAVSEATLQKLNAQSLSDYITRVPGVIFNDYQPGVSEVVIRGVASSTYHEANQATTGYYLNEVPLIEPGFPLVIPDVDSFDVSRVEVLRGPQGTLFGSSSLGGAINYVVNEADPARFDVGFEGNLATTKRAGEASYAAKAMVNLPIVTDKLAVRLVALQRYDAGYLDNTLLGEDGSNDLRVRGLRGSIVFTPTETTRISALSMYQEYDLDDQTYVIFGPPKTFERATNVAEYQDTSFMMHSLRIEQDLGFATLTAVGSYTEKKADLAFDNSIFNGNDPRTDTPELASSDGKSKTEYGELRLASPDGGRFRWLLGANYTRLRSNNTDGTFIEGIADYIDANPGEFGGRPGSELAPGDLATRTISSNRVTEKAIFGEASFDIIDTLTLTVGGRLFEYRSRPRLQYLPNANLVDPFDFAPAANKDSDFIPKVSLTYKPSNDFMVYALYSEGFRIGGVNVYSAAVPGLPLTFESDTTKNFEIGTRFDLIDRTLSVDVTAYHIDWGNVQARLFTPVDFDAYTVNGGGADIDGVEISLNLRPTRNLSFSSNIAYNDARLSTLLPDSFAPGGGYAKGTRLPGASEWTLSNSLDLSFADAPLKPRFGIAHRYLSSAPVDFAGTLEKGDFHLVDLNASITVNDRIELGLFAKNLFNQYGILNAPFAFAGSVARPRTIGATVRFSLD; encoded by the coding sequence ATGGGCTTTGCATCGATCAGGCGGGTCGCCGCGTGCGGCATCTCGGTCCTGGCGCTGGGCTATGCGACGGGGGCGCTGGCGCAGGAGGTCGACGATAGCGAGATCGTCGTCACCGCCGCCAAGCGCGAACAGTCGGTGCGCGACGTCAGCGGATCGGTGAGCGCGGTCAGCGAGGCGACGCTGCAGAAACTCAACGCGCAGAGCCTCTCCGACTATATCACGCGCGTCCCGGGCGTCATATTCAACGACTATCAGCCGGGCGTGTCCGAGGTCGTGATCCGCGGCGTCGCATCCTCGACCTATCACGAAGCCAATCAGGCGACGACGGGCTATTATCTCAACGAAGTGCCGCTGATCGAGCCCGGCTTCCCGCTCGTCATCCCCGATGTCGACAGCTTCGACGTCAGCCGCGTCGAGGTGCTGCGCGGGCCGCAGGGCACTTTGTTCGGCTCCTCCTCACTCGGCGGCGCGATCAACTATGTGGTGAACGAGGCCGATCCCGCCCGGTTCGACGTCGGGTTCGAGGGCAATCTCGCGACGACCAAGCGCGCGGGCGAAGCGAGCTATGCGGCGAAGGCGATGGTCAACCTGCCGATCGTCACCGACAAGCTCGCCGTCCGCCTCGTCGCGCTGCAGCGTTACGACGCCGGCTATCTCGACAACACGCTGCTCGGCGAGGACGGCAGCAACGACCTCCGCGTGCGGGGCCTGCGCGGCTCGATCGTCTTCACCCCGACCGAGACGACGCGCATCTCGGCGCTCAGCATGTATCAGGAATATGATCTCGACGATCAGACCTATGTGATCTTCGGTCCGCCCAAGACCTTCGAGCGCGCGACCAACGTCGCCGAATATCAGGACACGAGCTTCATGATGCACAGCCTGCGGATCGAGCAGGATCTGGGCTTTGCGACTCTCACGGCCGTCGGCAGCTATACCGAGAAGAAGGCCGATCTGGCGTTCGACAATTCGATCTTCAACGGTAATGATCCGCGCACCGACACGCCCGAACTCGCGAGCAGCGACGGCAAGTCGAAGACCGAATATGGCGAACTGCGGCTCGCCTCGCCCGACGGCGGGCGGTTCCGCTGGCTGCTCGGCGCCAATTATACCCGGCTGCGTTCGAACAACACCGACGGCACCTTTATCGAGGGTATCGCCGACTATATCGACGCGAATCCCGGCGAGTTCGGCGGCCGGCCGGGCAGCGAGCTCGCCCCCGGCGACCTCGCGACGCGGACGATCAGCAGCAACCGGGTGACCGAAAAGGCGATCTTCGGCGAAGCATCGTTCGACATCATCGACACGCTGACGCTGACCGTCGGCGGCCGCCTGTTCGAATATCGCTCGCGCCCGCGCCTGCAATATCTGCCCAACGCCAATCTCGTCGATCCGTTCGATTTCGCACCGGCGGCGAACAAGGATTCGGATTTCATTCCCAAGGTTTCGCTGACGTACAAGCCGTCGAACGACTTCATGGTCTATGCGCTCTATTCGGAAGGTTTCCGCATCGGCGGCGTCAACGTCTATTCGGCCGCGGTGCCCGGCCTGCCGCTGACCTTCGAAAGCGACACGACGAAAAACTTCGAGATCGGGACGCGCTTCGACCTGATCGACCGCACGCTGAGCGTCGACGTCACCGCCTATCATATCGACTGGGGCAATGTGCAGGCGCGCCTGTTCACCCCGGTCGACTTCGACGCCTATACGGTGAACGGCGGCGGCGCCGACATCGACGGGGTCGAGATCAGCCTGAACCTGCGTCCGACGCGCAACCTCAGCTTCTCGTCGAACATCGCCTATAATGACGCGCGGCTGTCGACCTTGCTCCCCGACAGCTTCGCGCCGGGCGGCGGCTATGCGAAGGGAACGCGGCTGCCGGGCGCGTCCGAATGGACGCTCTCGAATTCGCTCGACCTGAGCTTCGCCGACGCACCGCTGAAACCGCGCTTCGGCATCGCGCACCGCTATCTGTCGAGCGCGCCGGTCGATTTCGCGGGGACGCTGGAAAAGGGCGATTTCCACCTCGTCGATCTCAATGCGTCGATCACGGTGAACGATCGGATCGAGCTCGGCCTGTTCGCGAAGAATCTGTTCAACCAATATGGCATATTGAACGCGCCCTTTGCGTTCGCCGGCTCGGTCGCCCGGCCGCGCACGATCGGGGCGACGGTGCGGTTCAGCCTGGATTGA
- a CDS encoding alpha/beta hydrolase, translating to MSKGLSAVQDDMADPDIRRFVDAINAAYVEHAAPAGADMAVRRAVAERVRRPWREGGPIMADTREMDIGGVRLRLHRPVADEKLPVMLYIHGGGWMLFSIDTHDRLMREYAARAGIAVIGIDYSLSPESKFPVALEECAAALDWIAAQADALNLDADRVLIGGDSAGGNLSVATCLLQRRRGRPLPAAMLLNYGAFAPERTPSYARFGAGDYSLEADEMDAFWAAYIDGPEQLADPLVAPLRADLAGLPPVFLAIAECDILADCNHDFARKLEAAGVPTRAVTYQGATHSFLEAMSIAPLANRALDEQAAWIRDTLKA from the coding sequence ATGTCAAAGGGCTTGAGCGCCGTGCAGGACGACATGGCCGACCCCGACATTCGCCGCTTCGTCGATGCGATCAACGCCGCCTATGTCGAACATGCCGCCCCCGCCGGCGCGGACATGGCGGTGCGCCGCGCGGTCGCCGAACGCGTGCGCCGGCCGTGGCGCGAGGGTGGCCCGATAATGGCGGATACCCGCGAAATGGACATTGGCGGCGTCCGCCTGCGCCTCCACCGCCCGGTCGCGGACGAGAAGCTGCCCGTGATGCTCTATATCCACGGCGGCGGCTGGATGCTGTTCAGCATCGACACGCACGACCGGCTGATGCGCGAATATGCCGCGCGCGCCGGGATCGCGGTGATCGGCATCGATTACAGCCTGTCGCCCGAAAGCAAATTCCCCGTCGCGCTCGAGGAATGCGCCGCCGCGCTCGACTGGATCGCGGCGCAGGCGGACGCGTTGAACCTCGATGCCGACCGGGTGCTGATCGGCGGGGATTCGGCGGGCGGCAACCTCTCGGTCGCCACCTGCCTGCTGCAACGCCGGCGCGGGCGCCCGCTGCCCGCCGCGATGCTGCTCAACTATGGCGCCTTCGCCCCCGAACGCACGCCGAGCTATGCCCGCTTCGGCGCGGGCGACTATTCGCTCGAGGCCGACGAGATGGATGCCTTCTGGGCCGCTTATATCGACGGGCCCGAACAGCTTGCCGATCCGCTCGTCGCGCCGCTGCGCGCCGACCTCGCCGGCCTGCCCCCCGTCTTCCTCGCCATCGCCGAGTGCGACATTCTCGCCGACTGCAACCACGACTTCGCGCGCAAGCTCGAAGCCGCGGGCGTCCCGACGCGCGCGGTCACCTATCAGGGCGCGACGCACAGCTTTCTCGAAGCCATGTCGATCGCGCCGCTCGCGAACCGCGCGCTCGACGAGCAGGCGGCGTGGATCCGTGATACGCTGAAGGCATGA
- a CDS encoding FMN-binding negative transcriptional regulator: MTSLYDPRDAADISRLIADYPLAWIVSRDFHASPLPLIAETDANGAVTALFGHCARRNPLVADFRADPRGLILFTGPEAYVPTALLSKPDWAPTWNYAVLRFRVEVEFVEGETKDAIERLVTKMEDGAWSTARLGPRYEKMLGQIIAFRAHVRSAEHSFKLGQDESAAGFAEIVAGHSDRTLAAWMEGQAKR; the protein is encoded by the coding sequence ATGACCTCGCTCTACGACCCGCGCGACGCCGCCGACATCTCCCGGCTCATCGCCGACTATCCGCTCGCGTGGATCGTCTCGCGCGATTTCCACGCGAGCCCGCTGCCGCTGATCGCCGAAACCGACGCGAATGGCGCAGTGACGGCGCTGTTCGGCCATTGCGCGCGGCGCAACCCGCTCGTCGCCGATTTCCGCGCCGACCCACGCGGGCTGATCCTGTTCACCGGGCCCGAAGCCTATGTCCCGACGGCCTTGCTGTCGAAGCCCGACTGGGCGCCGACCTGGAACTATGCCGTGCTGCGCTTCCGCGTCGAAGTCGAGTTCGTCGAGGGCGAAACGAAAGACGCCATCGAGCGGCTGGTCACGAAGATGGAAGACGGCGCCTGGTCGACAGCGCGCCTCGGGCCGCGCTATGAAAAAATGCTCGGTCAGATCATCGCCTTTCGCGCGCATGTCCGTTCGGCCGAGCACAGCTTCAAGCTCGGGCAGGACGAAAGCGCGGCCGGCTTTGCCGAGATCGTCGCGGGGCACAGCGACCGGACGCTCGCGGCGTGGATGGAAGGACAGGCAAAAAGGTGA
- a CDS encoding histone deacetylase family protein, with protein sequence MKLFFDDRQMAHAPARELHNGDWAPYAENVERPRSIVEAFTDWRPVRDFGTAPLLAVHDADYLAFLQRAHRDWIAAGRQGDAIGYTFPIRRRRPLSFGRIDADLGAYSYDAGTPIAAGTWQSAYWSAQGALTALDHLATSGETHAFALCRPPGHHAGRDYMGGYCYLNNAAIAARAAQDRGLGPVAILDIDYHHGNGTQDIFYADPDIFFCSIHADPRTDYPFYWGHADERGEGAGEGATLNLPLPRGTDGRSYAPALDTALAAIADWGAKCLILSFGADTHSSDPISSFALERADYVELAGRIAALGVPTLIVMEGGYAVGDLGRNVAAFLSGFEE encoded by the coding sequence GTGAAGCTCTTCTTCGACGACCGCCAGATGGCCCACGCGCCAGCGCGCGAGCTGCATAATGGCGACTGGGCGCCCTATGCCGAGAATGTCGAGCGCCCGCGTTCGATCGTCGAGGCCTTTACCGATTGGCGCCCGGTGCGCGACTTTGGCACGGCGCCGCTGCTCGCCGTGCATGACGCCGACTATCTCGCCTTCCTCCAACGCGCGCATCGCGACTGGATCGCCGCGGGCCGCCAGGGCGATGCGATCGGCTACACTTTTCCGATCAGGCGGCGGCGGCCGTTGAGTTTCGGGCGCATCGATGCCGATCTCGGCGCCTATAGCTATGATGCCGGGACGCCGATCGCGGCGGGAACGTGGCAGTCGGCCTATTGGTCGGCGCAGGGGGCGCTGACCGCGCTCGATCATCTGGCGACGAGCGGCGAAACCCACGCCTTCGCGCTCTGCCGCCCGCCGGGACACCATGCGGGGCGCGACTATATGGGCGGCTATTGCTACCTCAACAACGCCGCCATCGCGGCGCGCGCGGCGCAGGACCGTGGCCTCGGCCCGGTCGCGATCCTCGACATCGACTATCACCACGGCAACGGAACGCAGGACATCTTCTACGCCGATCCCGACATCTTCTTTTGCTCGATCCACGCCGACCCGCGCACCGACTATCCCTTTTACTGGGGCCATGCCGACGAGCGCGGCGAAGGCGCGGGCGAAGGGGCAACGCTCAACCTCCCCCTGCCGCGCGGCACCGACGGGCGAAGCTATGCGCCCGCGCTCGACACCGCGCTGGCCGCGATTGCGGATTGGGGCGCGAAATGCCTTATCCTCTCGTTCGGGGCCGATACGCACAGCAGTGACCCGATCTCGAGCTTCGCGCTCGAACGCGCGGATTATGTCGAGCTGGCGGGGCGCATCGCCGCGCTCGGTGTTCCGACGCTGATCGTGATGGAGGGCGGCTATGCCGTCGGCGACCTCGGCAGGAACGTCGCGGCCTTTCTTTCGGGGTTCGAGGAATAA
- a CDS encoding prolyl oligopeptidase family serine peptidase, translating into MSGAAMAAFLLGNRALRAKEPAGRWPAITPPRSPRIPHVIEQLGRTRDDAYSWMKFIPASGERNRTNLPPAVAKMLAGENAYADAVLKPTEAEQAELVRAMLARGSDAAAAPALEKDGWTYASAIPPGATHARYTRQREGGKAELLVDESARAEGQPYFRSTGHQPSPDHRWFAWAEDVIGNDRHRICIRDNASGAIRTIVDKDAYGYGGLVFSPSSRWLFWIWRDARNRPTRLYRTSVDGKTTDLVYEEKDPAIFMSVKRTAADGFVALTLAGPETAEVRLVPARDESAAPVAVWPRRTGVRYEIDEWDGDLVALTDLGDAFDMQLLRLDPEDFRTLGALVPHRAGTPILSTLPFERALVRLERVEGLHRLVIFRADGSEQAIAFDDPAYAIELPPEQSYDAASVMIAHQSPKSPRRWIRVDLASGEQTVIQEQKVANFDPDDYRVERLFAPAPDGEMVPITLLSHRDAAKDGKAPLLQYGYGAYGVPSDPEFSIPALALVDRGWRYAIAHVRGGSEKGRQWFLGGRKFTKRNSFTDFVACAEYLAAENYTAKGRIVAYGLSAGGLLVGASMNIAPTLWGGVIAKVPFVDMLNTMSDAAHPLVPLFRPDWGDPLADPRAYDYIASISPYENVRAAPYPPLLCTAGLKDDRVSYWEPAKLVAEVRRKSTSGNPAMLMTDMDSGHQGSADLASEYKEKALFWAFAMRCVA; encoded by the coding sequence ATGAGCGGCGCCGCCATGGCGGCCTTCCTGCTCGGAAACCGCGCCCTCCGGGCCAAGGAGCCCGCCGGACGCTGGCCCGCGATCACCCCGCCGCGCTCGCCGCGCATCCCGCATGTCATCGAACAATTGGGCCGCACGCGCGACGACGCCTATAGCTGGATGAAGTTCATCCCGGCGAGCGGCGAGCGCAACCGCACCAACCTGCCCCCCGCCGTCGCGAAGATGCTCGCCGGCGAAAACGCCTATGCCGATGCGGTGCTGAAGCCGACCGAAGCCGAGCAAGCCGAACTGGTGCGCGCGATGCTGGCGCGCGGTTCGGATGCCGCCGCGGCGCCCGCGCTCGAAAAGGACGGCTGGACCTATGCGTCGGCGATCCCTCCGGGCGCCACCCACGCGCGCTATACGCGCCAGCGCGAAGGCGGAAAGGCCGAACTGCTCGTCGACGAAAGCGCGCGCGCCGAAGGTCAACCCTATTTCCGCAGCACCGGCCACCAGCCGAGCCCCGACCACCGCTGGTTCGCCTGGGCCGAGGATGTCATCGGCAACGACCGCCACCGCATCTGCATCCGCGACAACGCCAGCGGCGCGATCCGCACGATCGTGGACAAGGACGCCTATGGTTATGGCGGGCTCGTCTTCTCACCCTCGTCGCGCTGGCTGTTCTGGATCTGGCGCGACGCGCGCAACCGGCCGACGCGGCTCTATCGCACCTCGGTCGACGGCAAGACCACCGACCTCGTCTATGAGGAGAAGGACCCGGCGATCTTCATGTCGGTCAAGCGCACCGCAGCCGATGGCTTCGTCGCGCTGACGCTCGCGGGGCCCGAGACCGCCGAGGTTCGCCTCGTGCCCGCGCGCGACGAAAGCGCCGCGCCCGTCGCTGTCTGGCCGCGCAGGACCGGGGTGCGCTACGAGATCGACGAATGGGACGGCGACCTCGTCGCGCTGACCGATCTGGGCGACGCCTTCGACATGCAGCTGCTGCGACTCGATCCCGAGGATTTCCGCACCCTCGGGGCGCTGGTTCCGCACCGCGCCGGCACGCCGATCCTGTCGACCCTGCCCTTCGAGCGCGCGCTCGTCCGGCTCGAACGGGTGGAGGGGCTGCACCGCCTCGTCATCTTCCGCGCCGACGGGTCGGAACAGGCGATCGCGTTCGACGATCCCGCCTATGCGATCGAACTGCCGCCCGAACAGAGCTATGATGCCGCGTCGGTGATGATCGCGCACCAATCGCCCAAATCGCCGCGCCGCTGGATCCGCGTCGATCTCGCAAGCGGCGAACAGACGGTCATCCAGGAGCAGAAGGTCGCGAATTTCGACCCCGACGATTATCGGGTCGAACGCCTGTTCGCTCCCGCCCCCGACGGCGAGATGGTGCCGATCACCCTGCTCTCGCATCGCGATGCGGCAAAGGACGGCAAGGCGCCGCTCCTCCAATATGGCTATGGCGCCTATGGCGTCCCGAGCGATCCCGAATTTTCGATCCCCGCGCTCGCGCTCGTCGATCGCGGCTGGCGCTATGCGATCGCGCATGTCCGCGGCGGGTCGGAGAAAGGCCGCCAATGGTTCCTCGGCGGCCGCAAATTCACCAAGCGCAACAGCTTCACCGATTTCGTCGCCTGCGCCGAATATCTCGCGGCCGAAAACTATACGGCGAAGGGCAGGATCGTCGCCTATGGTCTTTCGGCCGGCGGGCTGCTGGTGGGCGCGAGCATGAATATCGCGCCGACGCTGTGGGGCGGCGTGATCGCGAAAGTGCCCTTCGTCGACATGCTCAACACGATGAGCGACGCCGCGCACCCGCTCGTCCCGCTGTTCCGTCCCGACTGGGGCGACCCGCTCGCCGACCCCAGGGCCTATGACTATATCGCCTCGATCTCGCCCTATGAGAATGTCCGCGCCGCCCCCTATCCGCCGCTGCTCTGCACCGCGGGGCTGAAGGACGACCGCGTCTCCTATTGGGAACCGGCGAAGCTGGTCGCCGAGGTGCGCCGCAAGTCGACGAGCGGCAATCCCGCGATGCTGATGACCGACATGGACAGCGGCCATCAGGGCAGCGCCGACCTTGCGAGCGAATATAAGGAAAAGGCGCTCTTCTGGGCCTTCGCCATGCGCTGCGTCGCGTAA
- a CDS encoding sugar MFS transporter, with translation MALAPNVATSVDPNAAEQPGTGGGSTRIVLILAFAVFFLLGGVTNINDLLVGKFKPMFHLTHAQANLVQMAFFIAYGAFSIPAGIVMSKLGYIRTFVLGFIIVAAAAFLFIPASAAASYPGFLAALFCIGAGITVLQVAMNPVITTLGPVETSHSRLTFAQAFNSIGVFLMVYGGATFLLGDAQPIDAETASEAQIQAYRVAEGASIGTAYMWLGVLMLAIAAVFWMYRSTLDHARTDDVKLEGTWGLLTHNRRVQFGALCIFVYVGAEVAIGSNLMAYLAEPSVMGLGLQAAGKLVAMYWLGALVGRLLGGFILRLAKPGRVLTTFAAGAISLIILSAVTTGTLSGWALILVGFCNSLMFPTIFSLATEGLGERTPQGSGIMCTAIIGGAIVPFLFGTVADLSGDIRIALAVPLICYAIIASFGLWAAARPAA, from the coding sequence ATGGCATTAGCGCCGAACGTCGCGACGAGTGTGGACCCGAACGCGGCTGAACAGCCGGGCACGGGCGGTGGCAGCACCCGCATAGTGCTGATACTCGCCTTCGCGGTGTTTTTCCTGCTCGGCGGGGTGACCAACATCAACGACCTCCTGGTCGGCAAGTTCAAGCCGATGTTCCACCTGACGCACGCGCAGGCGAACCTCGTGCAGATGGCGTTTTTCATCGCCTATGGCGCCTTTTCGATCCCCGCCGGGATCGTCATGTCGAAGCTCGGCTATATCCGCACCTTCGTGCTCGGCTTCATCATTGTGGCCGCCGCCGCTTTCCTGTTCATCCCGGCGTCGGCCGCGGCATCCTATCCCGGATTTCTCGCGGCGCTCTTTTGCATCGGTGCGGGGATCACGGTTCTGCAGGTCGCGATGAATCCGGTGATCACGACGCTGGGTCCCGTCGAAACCTCGCACAGCCGGCTGACCTTCGCGCAGGCGTTCAATTCGATCGGCGTGTTCCTGATGGTCTATGGCGGCGCGACCTTCCTGCTTGGCGACGCGCAGCCGATCGACGCCGAAACCGCGAGCGAAGCGCAGATTCAGGCCTATCGCGTCGCCGAGGGGGCGTCGATCGGCACCGCCTATATGTGGCTCGGCGTGCTGATGCTGGCGATCGCGGCGGTGTTCTGGATGTACCGGTCGACGCTCGACCACGCCAGGACCGACGATGTGAAGCTCGAGGGCACCTGGGGCCTTCTGACCCACAATCGCCGCGTCCAGTTCGGCGCGCTGTGCATCTTCGTCTATGTCGGCGCCGAAGTGGCGATCGGCTCGAACCTGATGGCCTATCTCGCCGAACCCAGCGTGATGGGGCTGGGGCTCCAGGCGGCGGGCAAGCTGGTCGCGATGTACTGGCTGGGCGCGCTGGTGGGCCGCTTGCTCGGCGGCTTCATCCTGCGCCTCGCCAAGCCGGGACGCGTGCTGACGACCTTTGCGGCCGGCGCGATTTCGCTGATCATCCTGTCGGCGGTGACGACGGGGACGCTGTCGGGCTGGGCGCTGATTCTGGTCGGCTTCTGCAATTCGCTGATGTTCCCGACGATCTTCAGCCTCGCGACCGAGGGGCTCGGCGAACGGACGCCGCAGGGATCGGGCATCATGTGTACCGCGATCATCGGCGGGGCGATCGTCCCCTTTCTGTTCGGAACGGTGGCCGACCTCAGCGGCGACATCCGCATTGCGCTGGCGGTACCGCTGATATGCTACGCGATCATCGCGAGTTTCGGGCTGTGGGCGGCGGCGCGTCCGGCGGCATAA